One region of Blastocatellia bacterium genomic DNA includes:
- a CDS encoding MotA/TolQ/ExbB proton channel family protein, translating into MLVQAATFDIYRLIAHASLPAKLVLALLVLLSIYSWALILRKYVLFRRLARQSAAFLELFRTTSDPHHVYKASSRYRPSPLVEIFRAGYESLREQMAGDGRSLERLSIERALKRAALAEMAGLEEGISGLASIATSAPFIGLFGTVVGIILAFQGLSTQAQTSIQAVAPGIAEALVATALGLFVAVPAYMAYNYFVSRLRAVSTLMEDFTLEFLEIAERSAAQYGVYRS; encoded by the coding sequence ATGCTCGTGCAGGCAGCGACGTTCGACATCTATCGGCTCATCGCGCACGCCTCGCTTCCGGCGAAGCTCGTCCTGGCGTTGCTCGTGCTGCTCTCGATCTATTCTTGGGCGCTCATCCTGAGGAAGTACGTCCTCTTTCGCCGCCTCGCGCGACAATCGGCGGCCTTCCTGGAGTTGTTCCGGACGACGAGCGATCCCCATCACGTCTACAAAGCGAGTTCGCGCTATCGCCCGAGTCCGCTCGTGGAGATCTTTCGGGCAGGCTACGAGAGTCTGCGCGAGCAGATGGCCGGAGACGGTCGCTCGCTTGAACGCCTCTCGATCGAGCGCGCGCTCAAGCGCGCCGCCTTAGCTGAGATGGCCGGTTTAGAGGAGGGTATCAGCGGACTCGCCTCCATCGCAACGTCGGCTCCCTTTATCGGTCTGTTCGGCACTGTCGTGGGCATCATCCTCGCCTTCCAAGGTCTCTCCACCCAAGCGCAGACCTCGATCCAGGCCGTCGCCCCTGGCATCGCCGAAGCTTTGGTGGCCACGGCCCTTGGACTTTTCGTCGCCGTCCCGGCGTACATGGCGTACAATTATTTCGTGAGCCGATTGCGCGCGGTCTCGACACTGATGGAGGACTTCACGCTGGAATTCCTCGAGATCGCCGAAAGGAGTGCGGCCCAATATGGCGTTTATCGGTCCTGA
- a CDS encoding biopolymer transporter ExbD, which translates to MAFIGPDRQVHSSLSEINVTPLVDVMLVLLVIFMVTAPLLQTGIHVNLPRTRTAEPHALSAHAILVTVDRDGNIYLGAGGRAAQKPVNVNELPRRLREELAGFAEKRVYVRGDGDTPYRVIAYVLSLCKEAGASVSLVTDVER; encoded by the coding sequence ATGGCGTTTATCGGTCCTGACCGGCAGGTGCACTCATCGCTCTCGGAGATCAACGTGACGCCCCTTGTGGACGTCATGCTCGTCCTGTTGGTGATCTTCATGGTGACGGCTCCGCTTCTGCAGACGGGCATTCACGTGAATCTCCCCCGCACGCGGACGGCCGAGCCGCATGCGCTCTCGGCTCACGCCATCCTCGTGACAGTGGACCGCGATGGGAATATTTATCTCGGCGCCGGCGGACGCGCGGCTCAAAAGCCGGTCAACGTGAACGAGTTGCCGCGACGATTGCGCGAAGAGTTGGCCGGGTTCGCGGAGAAGCGCGTCTACGTCCGCGGCGATGGCGATACCCCATACCGGGTCATCGCCTACGTCCTCAGCTTGTGCAAGGAGGCCGGCGCTTCGGTGAGTCTCGTCACGGATGTCGAGCGATGA
- a CDS encoding TonB C-terminal domain-containing protein: protein MTWRLDRWLALSVAGHMALGLALALLRLGGSTADFLVIAGPEGKGGRGSAIEVGLAEGWEIARLFPQLPAGALGETPGLSTVRIEKKSEADAQPDLVLPGRKPQPPEPGAILTDRPVRQGPRPYTGRQEIGGTTNTSALVGPTLPLAGGVGLGTGPGGGSGIPGGSDYGRRLQQALSTYYRLTPTAALGQRFVIVRVRIARDGRILSIVNGRLDPAAFIRSSGNPIVDTRVEAALLELNRHPIPFPPDFLPGVREAIAEIYFQY from the coding sequence ATGACGTGGCGACTTGATCGGTGGCTCGCGCTCTCGGTGGCTGGACACATGGCCCTTGGCCTCGCGCTCGCCCTGTTGCGTCTGGGCGGCTCGACGGCCGATTTCCTCGTGATCGCTGGCCCCGAAGGCAAAGGAGGTAGAGGGTCCGCCATTGAGGTCGGTCTCGCCGAAGGATGGGAGATCGCCCGACTCTTCCCCCAACTGCCCGCAGGAGCCCTCGGAGAGACGCCTGGCCTCTCGACGGTTCGAATCGAGAAAAAGAGCGAAGCTGATGCTCAACCCGATCTGGTCCTCCCCGGCCGTAAGCCCCAACCTCCCGAACCAGGGGCGATCCTGACCGATCGCCCGGTCCGACAGGGCCCGCGTCCCTACACAGGACGTCAGGAGATCGGGGGGACGACGAACACCAGCGCGCTCGTCGGTCCGACGCTTCCCCTGGCTGGAGGTGTTGGTCTCGGGACAGGCCCCGGAGGCGGCTCGGGGATCCCGGGCGGGTCCGACTATGGTCGGCGACTCCAACAGGCCTTGAGCACCTACTACCGCCTCACGCCGACAGCTGCCCTCGGTCAACGCTTCGTCATCGTCCGCGTTCGAATCGCTCGTGATGGGCGGATTCTCTCGATCGTGAACGGGCGTTTGGATCCGGCGGCCTTCATCCGCTCCAGCGGCAATCCCATCGTGGACACTCGTGTGGAAGCCGCGCTTCTGGAATTGAATCGGCATCCCATTCCGTTCCCACCGGATTTCCTTCCCGGTGTTCGCGAAGCCATTGCCGAGATCTACTTCCAATACTAG
- a CDS encoding translocation protein TolB — protein MTRTSWLTLLLIGTFVFAQQPSDLRQEIGKIIVAPGRGPSLAIADLVPRNEPAVPAAALIRQVLMQDLDFARVANLVGPSLHPSNRPADPEQVDFAAWSGDPTRADYLVFGNVTLIGQELIIETYLYDVQARQRLYARQHRFPVEQARRAAHLIADEIVKTLTGLDGIATSRIAFVSGEGRQSEIYVMDYDGANVRPFTRDGSTALFPSWSPDGRKIAYVSLLSGVPNIHIRSYPDGIPLPFPHFPQGTTISPVFSPDGRWIAFCSSKDSNSTQLYVASADGSVIRQLTNERGVIHSSPRWNPRTGREIAFISNRSGTPQIYIIDVDGANLRRVLDRGGFADSPAWSPDGRFLAFAWRPPQASRFDIFLMDIATREIVQLTDGPGSNESPSWAPNGRHLAFQSNRTGRFEVYLMHIDGTGVRQITQMGGRSPAWTR, from the coding sequence ATGACCAGGACATCGTGGCTCACGCTGTTGCTGATCGGCACCTTCGTATTCGCCCAACAGCCGTCTGATCTTCGTCAGGAGATCGGCAAAATCATCGTCGCTCCGGGACGCGGTCCGTCGCTGGCCATCGCTGATCTCGTGCCTCGCAATGAACCGGCCGTTCCGGCTGCCGCCCTCATCCGCCAGGTCCTTATGCAAGACCTCGACTTCGCTCGCGTAGCGAATCTCGTCGGTCCGAGCCTCCACCCCTCGAATCGGCCGGCCGATCCCGAGCAGGTCGATTTCGCCGCTTGGAGCGGCGATCCCACCCGCGCCGATTACCTGGTCTTCGGCAACGTGACGCTCATCGGCCAAGAGTTGATCATCGAAACCTACCTCTACGATGTCCAAGCCCGACAGCGACTCTACGCCCGACAACACCGCTTTCCGGTCGAGCAAGCCCGCCGGGCCGCTCACCTGATCGCCGATGAGATCGTTAAGACCCTCACGGGGCTTGACGGCATCGCCACAAGTCGCATTGCCTTCGTCTCCGGCGAAGGACGCCAAAGCGAGATCTACGTCATGGATTACGACGGCGCCAACGTTCGCCCCTTCACGCGCGACGGCTCGACCGCCCTCTTCCCCTCCTGGTCTCCCGATGGGCGCAAGATCGCCTACGTCTCGCTCCTCAGCGGCGTTCCCAACATCCACATTCGGTCTTATCCGGATGGCATCCCCCTTCCCTTCCCGCACTTTCCGCAGGGGACGACGATCTCTCCCGTCTTCTCGCCGGATGGACGATGGATCGCCTTCTGTTCGAGCAAAGACAGCAACAGCACGCAGCTTTATGTCGCTTCGGCCGACGGTTCCGTCATCCGGCAACTCACCAACGAGCGCGGCGTGATCCACTCCTCGCCACGATGGAATCCGCGCACCGGGCGTGAGATCGCCTTCATTTCGAATCGGAGTGGAACCCCGCAGATTTATATCATCGACGTAGACGGCGCTAACCTGCGCCGTGTGCTCGATCGCGGAGGCTTCGCGGACTCGCCCGCCTGGTCTCCCGACGGGCGATTCCTCGCCTTCGCATGGCGACCTCCGCAAGCCTCGCGGTTCGACATCTTCCTCATGGACATCGCCACGCGAGAGATCGTCCAGCTGACCGATGGTCCCGGCAGCAATGAGAGCCCAAGTTGGGCCCCCAACGGACGACATCTCGCCTTCCAATCGAATCGAACGGGCCGTTTCGAAGTGTATCTCATGCACATTGACGGCACAGGCGTTCGACAGATCACTCAGATGGGAGGACGTTCACCCGCATGGACGCGGTAA
- a CDS encoding OmpA family protein gives MRRYLWILIPLSLIVFGSACRPQISLTASRDRINRGEEVELSWTSKHAQTVTINARPVAKSGTMKVTPTETTTYEAVARRGKREARALARVEVIQPRPTISLSVEPARIERGQRATLRWSSTDAQTVEITGVGPVEPSGSRVVSPPQTTTYTAIARGPGGEATASATLTVTEPPPPPPPPPPPPAPPRNLSAEFTDAVKTIYFAFDSAELDEEAQARLRRAAEWLNRPENRTIIFRIEGHCDERGTEEYNMALGDRRANAARDFLISLGIAPERIQTVSFGETRPAVPESNERAWALNRRDEFVYIQGGDPTPPRR, from the coding sequence ATGAGACGATACCTCTGGATCCTCATCCCACTTTCGCTCATCGTCTTCGGGTCGGCGTGCCGGCCGCAGATCTCGCTCACGGCCTCGCGCGACCGCATCAATCGCGGCGAGGAAGTTGAGTTGAGCTGGACGTCGAAGCACGCGCAGACGGTGACGATCAATGCCCGGCCGGTGGCCAAATCCGGGACGATGAAAGTCACGCCGACAGAGACGACCACCTACGAAGCCGTCGCTCGACGCGGCAAACGCGAAGCCCGAGCGCTGGCCCGCGTCGAGGTCATCCAACCTCGCCCGACTATTTCCCTCTCCGTCGAACCCGCGCGCATCGAGCGCGGTCAACGAGCGACGCTTCGGTGGTCGAGCACCGATGCTCAAACGGTAGAGATTACGGGAGTGGGGCCCGTCGAACCGAGCGGGAGCCGCGTCGTCTCTCCCCCGCAGACGACGACCTATACGGCTATTGCTCGCGGCCCAGGCGGCGAAGCCACGGCGAGCGCGACGCTCACGGTCACCGAACCACCTCCACCGCCACCTCCACCGCCTCCGCCACCGGCACCTCCGCGTAACCTCTCGGCCGAGTTCACCGACGCGGTCAAGACCATTTACTTCGCCTTCGATAGCGCGGAGCTGGACGAGGAAGCTCAAGCTCGGCTGCGGCGCGCGGCCGAATGGCTGAATCGTCCAGAGAATCGCACGATCATCTTCCGCATCGAAGGTCACTGCGACGAACGGGGCACGGAAGAGTACAACATGGCCTTGGGGGATCGCCGCGCCAATGCGGCCCGCGATTTCCTCATCAGCCTCGGCATTGCTCCGGAGCGCATTCAGACGGTCAGCTTCGGAGAGACGCGCCCCGCCGTTCCCGAGAGCAACGAGCGCGCTTGGGCCTTGAATCGGCGCGATGAGTTCGTCTATATCCAGGGCGGTGATCCCACGCCCCCAAGACGCTAA
- a CDS encoding tetratricopeptide repeat protein gives MMRRSGLSPGLVLAAIALLLLSSPSQAGKKELEAIAKLQAEVLILQRQLRDLQESFDRSNGQWLALLGQIGENVAALQRTLSALQQTLGETQTRTTGLFAQMDSRLTVLETNLRMASERLVQLHDRIATLSENLAQAQRRATAIDPTDPIQLFSAAYGEYLKGNYELALDQFRQYMQRFPSLETTDNAQYWIGECLYSLGRYEDAVAEFDALLRTYPQSDKALAARLKKALALLELGRREEAIAELRAVARHPVPSSEVNAARQKLQQLGVPLEEPRPTTPRRRR, from the coding sequence ATGATGCGACGATCGGGTCTCTCGCCTGGCCTCGTCCTGGCGGCGATCGCTTTGCTTCTTCTCTCCTCTCCATCTCAAGCTGGGAAGAAGGAGCTCGAGGCGATCGCCAAACTCCAGGCCGAGGTCCTCATCCTTCAACGGCAGCTTCGCGATTTGCAGGAGTCCTTCGACCGCAGCAATGGACAATGGCTCGCGCTTCTGGGACAGATCGGCGAGAACGTCGCCGCCTTGCAGCGCACGCTCTCGGCGCTACAGCAAACGCTCGGGGAGACGCAGACGCGCACAACGGGCCTCTTCGCTCAAATGGACTCCCGCCTCACAGTCCTCGAAACGAATCTGCGCATGGCCTCCGAACGCCTCGTCCAACTCCATGATCGCATCGCCACGCTCTCGGAGAATCTCGCCCAGGCGCAACGCCGAGCGACGGCTATTGATCCCACCGATCCGATCCAACTCTTCAGCGCCGCTTATGGCGAGTATCTCAAGGGGAACTACGAACTGGCTCTCGATCAATTTCGACAGTACATGCAACGCTTCCCCTCGCTGGAGACGACCGACAACGCCCAATATTGGATCGGGGAGTGCCTCTATAGTCTCGGTCGCTATGAGGATGCCGTGGCCGAATTCGATGCGCTTTTGCGCACCTATCCGCAAAGCGATAAGGCGCTGGCCGCTCGCCTGAAGAAGGCGCTCGCGCTTCTGGAGTTGGGCCGCCGTGAGGAGGCCATCGCCGAACTACGCGCCGTCGCGCGCCACCCCGTTCCCTCAAGCGAAGTGAACGCCGCTCGTCAAAAACTCCAACAGCTCGGCGTTCCCCTCGAGGAGCCCCGTCCGACGACGCCCCGTCGTCGCCGGTGA
- the ssb gene encoding single-stranded DNA-binding protein — protein sequence MSFNKIIIIGNLGRDPELRYTPQGIPVCTFSVATNERRRDSTGELQERTLWFRVTAWRRLAELANQYLKKGSLVYVEGRLYLDEYTDREGLPRTQLRIEASDVRFLDRKPVEEGGVAEEPLSSISGFEPGDEDVPF from the coding sequence ATGTCGTTCAACAAGATCATCATCATCGGAAATCTCGGACGCGATCCGGAGCTTCGCTATACCCCTCAAGGGATCCCTGTATGCACTTTCTCCGTCGCGACCAATGAACGAAGGCGCGACAGCACGGGAGAGCTTCAAGAGCGAACCCTCTGGTTCCGCGTGACGGCCTGGCGCCGATTGGCCGAGCTCGCCAATCAGTATCTCAAGAAGGGAAGCCTGGTCTACGTCGAGGGACGATTGTATCTGGACGAATACACGGACCGAGAGGGGTTGCCCCGAACGCAGTTGCGCATCGAGGCTTCGGACGTGCGCTTCCTCGATCGAAAGCCCGTGGAGGAGGGAGGAGTCGCTGAGGAACCCCTCAGCTCGATCTCTGGCTTCGAGCCCGGCGATGAGGATGTCCCCTTCTAG